From Fusobacterium mortiferum ATCC 9817, a single genomic window includes:
- a CDS encoding dicarboxylate/amino acid:cation symporter, giving the protein MAKMKDSLIIKLILGVIAGLVIGLFCNESVIGVIQSIKFVLGQLINFTVPLIILGFIAPAITKMKSNASKMLGVMLLLAYTSSVGAAFFSMIAGYTLIPKLNIVSTVEGLRELPEMIFKVEIPPVFSVMSALVLALFLGLAVVWTKSENFERLLDEFNNIMLKLVYAIIIPILPFFIASTFATLAYEGGITKQLPVFLKVVVIVLIGHFIWLTVLYSIGGAVSGKNPFSLLKFYGPAYLTAVGTMSSAATLPVALSCAKKSQVLDDDIANFAIPLGSTVHLCGSVLTEVFFVMTVSQVLYGQLPALGTMVLFIILLGIFAVGAPGVPGGTVMASLGIIISVLGFDDSGVALMLTIFALQDSFGTACNVVGDGALALMLNGIFKKDLAK; this is encoded by the coding sequence ATGGCTAAAATGAAGGATAGCTTAATTATTAAGCTAATTCTAGGGGTTATTGCAGGTCTTGTTATAGGTTTATTCTGTAACGAATCTGTAATTGGAGTAATCCAATCTATCAAATTTGTATTAGGACAGTTAATTAACTTTACTGTACCATTAATTATTTTAGGATTTATAGCACCAGCTATAACTAAGATGAAATCTAATGCTAGTAAAATGTTAGGAGTAATGTTATTACTTGCATATACTTCATCTGTTGGAGCAGCATTTTTCTCTATGATTGCTGGTTATACTTTAATTCCTAAATTAAACATTGTATCTACAGTTGAAGGTTTAAGAGAATTACCTGAAATGATATTTAAAGTAGAAATACCACCAGTATTCTCTGTTATGTCAGCTCTTGTATTAGCTCTTTTCTTAGGACTTGCTGTAGTTTGGACAAAATCTGAGAACTTTGAAAGATTATTAGATGAATTTAATAATATCATGTTAAAACTTGTATATGCTATTATTATTCCTATATTACCATTCTTTATAGCTTCTACATTTGCTACATTAGCTTATGAAGGTGGAATTACAAAACAACTACCTGTATTCTTAAAAGTTGTAGTTATAGTTTTAATAGGGCATTTTATTTGGTTAACTGTTCTATACTCTATAGGTGGAGCTGTATCAGGAAAAAATCCATTCAGTTTATTAAAATTCTATGGACCAGCTTATTTAACAGCTGTAGGAACTATGTCATCAGCAGCTACATTACCAGTTGCATTAAGTTGTGCTAAAAAATCACAAGTTTTAGATGATGATATAGCAAACTTTGCTATTCCTTTAGGATCAACAGTTCACCTTTGTGGTTCAGTATTAACTGAGGTATTCTTTGTTATGACTGTATCACAAGTTCTATATGGACAATTACCAGCTTTAGGAACTATGGTACTATTTATAATTTTATTAGGAATATTTGCTGTTGGAGCACCTGGAGTTCCCGGAGGAACAGTAATGGCTTCACTTGGAATCATTATATCTGTATTAGGATTTGACGACAGTGGAGTTGCTTTGATGCTTACAATTTTTGCTTTACAAGATAGCTTTGGAACTGCTTGTAACGTAGTTGGAGATGGAGCTTTGGCACTTATGTTAAATGGAATTTTTAAAAAAGATTTAGCTAAATAA
- a CDS encoding L-cysteine desulfidase family protein has translation MEKITEKVLSILKEELVPAEGCTEPIAIAYAAAKLTNILGNVPEKIDAYLSGNIVKNVKSVKIPNSDGMVGIEASTAMGAILGDSSKELMVIAHVDKSRLPEVKKYIEDKKVNVFLNEGDIKLYIRLEGTYGNDTATVEIQHYHTNITKIIKNGVEIKGCSCDEVCSEDVMTDRTFLSVELIYNLAKTIDLSLIEATFQKVIDYNSAIANEGLTNTYGIAIGKTIKEGMEEGVYGNDLRNKMASFASAGSDARMNGCSLPVVTTSGSGNQGMTCSLPVIKFCQEKGLSKEDMIRGLFFSHMTTIHIKSNIGRLSAYCGAICASAGVAGAISFLSGLSLKQIGYAIETTLGTMSGVICDGAKSSCATKIASGISAAFDAYYAASKDRKFEFGEGIVGKDVEKTIKHVGILGQEGMKITDEVILDIMIKNI, from the coding sequence ATGGAAAAAATAACAGAAAAAGTTTTAAGTATTTTAAAAGAAGAGTTAGTACCTGCTGAAGGATGTACAGAACCAATAGCAATAGCTTATGCTGCTGCTAAATTAACAAATATTTTAGGAAATGTACCTGAAAAAATAGATGCTTATCTTTCAGGAAATATAGTAAAAAATGTTAAAAGTGTAAAAATACCTAACTCTGATGGAATGGTAGGAATAGAAGCTTCTACAGCTATGGGAGCTATCTTAGGAGATTCTTCTAAAGAGCTTATGGTTATAGCACATGTTGATAAATCTCGTCTTCCTGAAGTAAAAAAATATATAGAGGATAAAAAAGTTAATGTTTTCTTAAATGAAGGAGATATCAAACTATACATCAGATTAGAAGGAACTTATGGAAACGATACTGCTACTGTTGAAATTCAACATTATCATACTAATATAACTAAAATTATAAAAAATGGTGTAGAGATTAAAGGATGTTCTTGTGATGAAGTTTGTTCAGAAGATGTTATGACTGATAGAACATTCTTATCAGTAGAATTAATCTATAATCTTGCTAAAACAATAGATTTATCTCTAATCGAAGCAACTTTCCAAAAAGTTATAGATTATAACTCTGCTATTGCTAATGAAGGATTAACTAATACTTATGGAATAGCTATTGGAAAAACTATAAAAGAGGGAATGGAAGAGGGAGTTTATGGAAACGACCTAAGAAACAAAATGGCTAGCTTTGCAAGTGCTGGAAGTGATGCTAGAATGAATGGATGTTCTCTACCTGTAGTTACAACAAGTGGAAGTGGAAACCAAGGAATGACTTGTTCATTACCAGTAATAAAATTCTGCCAAGAAAAAGGATTATCAAAAGAAGATATGATAAGAGGATTATTCTTCTCTCATATGACAACTATTCATATAAAATCAAATATAGGAAGATTATCAGCTTACTGTGGGGCTATCTGTGCAAGTGCTGGAGTAGCTGGAGCTATCTCATTTCTATCTGGATTATCATTAAAACAAATAGGATATGCTATTGAAACTACACTAGGAACTATGTCAGGAGTAATCTGTGATGGTGCAAAAAGTTCATGTGCTACTAAAATAGCAAGTGGAATATCTGCAGCTTTTGATGCTTACTATGCAGCTTCAAAAGATAGAAAATTTGAATTTGGAGAAGGAATAGTAGGAAAAGATGTAGAAAAAACTATAAAACATGTTGGAATATTAGGACAAGAAGGTATGAAAATAACTGACGAAGTTATACTAGATATAATGATTAAAAATATCTAA
- a CDS encoding AbgT family transporter, which translates to MTNKSKREGFILKALDKVEKIGNGLPHPTTMFIIFTLVLIIISWLAAKAGLKVSYETYDTATKTLITKETIAVNLLSADSIRYMYTSIINNFTSFIALGTVFTIIMGVGVADGSGFMEAVLKKIVAITPKKAVTATVIFLGIMSNVASSTGYVMLVPLGAILFMSFGRHPIAGLAATFAGVSGGWSANLLIGTNDPVFAGMSTEAARMIDPTYTVLPTGNWYFMVASTFLITFIGTLVTEKIIEPRLGKYIPEEEVKVNDISLDEKRGMKFALISLIVFFIVVGLLVLPENALLRNPQTGELLRSPFMSGIVFLMSLFFMIPGIFYGIGSRKIKSDKDVIELMTKSINNLSGFMVLIFFAAQFVVFFNYSNLGIILSVKGAEFLQNTGFVGIPLIFAFIVMTAIINIFIAVDSAKWAIMAPIFVPMFMRIGFSPELTQAAYRVGDSCTNVIAPLMPFFPLVVAFAQKYDKKSGMGTLVSLMIPYSIAFLLGWIVLLIIWFLLGLPLGIGGGLFYSI; encoded by the coding sequence ATGACAAATAAAAGCAAAAGAGAAGGATTTATTCTCAAAGCTTTAGACAAAGTTGAAAAAATAGGAAATGGTTTACCTCATCCAACAACTATGTTTATTATATTTACTCTTGTTTTAATTATTATATCTTGGTTAGCAGCTAAAGCTGGATTAAAGGTTTCTTATGAAACTTATGATACTGCTACTAAAACTTTAATTACAAAGGAAACAATAGCAGTTAATCTTTTATCAGCTGATAGTATTAGATATATGTATACTTCTATTATTAATAACTTTACTAGCTTTATAGCTCTTGGAACTGTATTTACTATTATTATGGGAGTTGGAGTTGCTGATGGAAGTGGATTTATGGAAGCTGTTCTAAAAAAAATAGTTGCTATAACACCTAAAAAAGCTGTAACTGCTACTGTCATTTTTTTAGGAATAATGTCAAACGTTGCTTCATCAACTGGTTATGTTATGCTAGTTCCTTTAGGAGCTATTCTATTTATGAGTTTTGGAAGACATCCAATAGCAGGACTTGCGGCTACTTTTGCAGGAGTTTCTGGTGGTTGGAGTGCAAATCTTTTAATAGGAACAAATGACCCTGTTTTTGCTGGAATGTCTACTGAAGCTGCTAGAATGATTGATCCAACATATACTGTTCTTCCTACTGGAAACTGGTATTTTATGGTTGCTTCTACTTTCTTAATTACATTTATTGGAACACTAGTTACAGAAAAGATTATTGAACCTAGACTTGGAAAATATATTCCTGAAGAAGAAGTAAAAGTTAATGATATATCTCTAGATGAAAAAAGAGGTATGAAATTTGCTTTAATTAGTTTAATTGTATTTTTTATTGTTGTTGGATTATTAGTTTTACCTGAAAATGCACTTTTAAGAAATCCACAAACTGGAGAATTATTACGTTCGCCTTTTATGAGTGGTATTGTATTTTTAATGTCTTTATTCTTTATGATACCTGGTATATTCTATGGAATAGGTTCTAGAAAAATAAAATCTGATAAAGATGTAATAGAGCTTATGACAAAGTCTATAAATAATTTATCTGGATTTATGGTACTTATTTTCTTCGCAGCTCAATTTGTAGTATTCTTTAACTATTCAAATTTAGGAATAATACTTTCAGTTAAAGGAGCTGAATTCTTACAAAATACAGGTTTTGTAGGTATTCCTTTAATATTTGCTTTTATTGTTATGACTGCTATTATAAATATTTTTATAGCTGTTGACTCTGCTAAATGGGCTATTATGGCACCTATATTTGTACCTATGTTTATGAGAATTGGTTTTTCTCCTGAATTAACTCAAGCAGCTTATAGAGTTGGAGATTCATGTACAAATGTTATTGCACCACTTATGCCATTTTTCCCATTAGTTGTGGCTTTTGCACAAAAATACGATAAGAAAAGTGGAATGGGAACTCTTGTTTCTCTAATGATTCCTTATTCAATAGCATTTTTATTAGGTTGGATTGTATTACTTATTATTTGGTTCTTATTAGGATTACCTCTTGGAATAGGTGGAGGACTTTTTTATTCAATTTAA